GCAGCCTGACTTGCCCCGGTGCTGCTCACAGACCGGGAGGCTAAtccccaccaccaacaccaccaccacctctgtaACACAATCCACACACTCCTGTAATCAGGACAAAACAGTGAGGCTGCCATAGAAACCAGAGGTCTGTGTCTGCACAACACTCGGCCTTCGCTTTTTTTCTACTCGCACTCTCTTTCTAAGGTGAGGTCAGCCGTggagagtgaggagggaggggacaGAGAGCAGAATGCCTTCTTAGTGAggtcagagagggagaggagaaatgTATATATGCAGCCCTGCGCACTGACACAcaggctgtgctgtgttttctcttctccagCAGCCAGGGTGATTCACTAATGAGttataaatgaattaattaatctCGTCTCTCTGCCTTTGCTGACGGACAGACACCGTCGCCCTCCTCCCGCCATTCCCGACGGCAGGAATGTTGGGCATCTTTCACACGCTGGTCGCGGCATCCCTTCTATGGGCCGAGGCTGAAGGGTGAGGAGGCTTCTCAGTGCCAGCTGACCGCGTCGTCAACGGGCCACATATAACCTGTGACGTTAATGTCAGGGCTCATCTTGGCTCTACCTTAGCGTACACACCACATGATATCCCACACACTTAGAACCACAAGTTAAAATAGACACCGGGTAAAATATTAATGGGACAGAAGGCGTGCGAGGCAGAGGCGGTAGGGGATAAAACAATACATCCTTTAAGGGTGTTGTAACATAACCTGGAAGGTCTGAAAGGGGTGTTGTTAACACAGTTATTGATCACAGGTACGAGAGACACTCACAGCATGTCAGGGCAATTGTCGGGTTTGTCCAGGAGTCCTCCTTCCATGACAAAGCGCAGCACTTGTTCATTGGACATGCCCTGGTAGGGCTGTTCTGCTAAGGTGGCGATCTCCCACAGCACAACACCAAATGACCTGCGGTGAGAAATAAGACGAGAGTTTTAGGCATTagaaaatacattcacatttttgaaTCATCTGATGCTCATTCAGTACTGCTTAGATGGAGCACAACAGTGTAACAAGTTTAAAACTGTTGTATTTAAGGCTGCAgaacacagcagtttgttttattacttctaaaccaaacaaaaaccaaacgAAGgttcttattttgtttattacaaCAGATTTGGAAAGTCTTACTGATATGAGATCATTTGTTCACTATTCATTAAGGACATTTCGGTCTTCAGACCTTCATCAGAAATTTTATTTAGCTAATTACTAAttactgaaatgtaatgtaactgAAATAAACATCAGAAGACCAAAACAGCATTAATGAAGTGAGTCCAACTGGTCAACTGAATGCAGAACTTTTCATGTTCCCTCTTCAAATCCTGTACAGTAACCTTTCACGAATAGTAAGCACCTTTCAAGGCATGCTGTAGTGTAGTGTTTGACTtcttatttgtatttttctgtgttttcagggagccagggttttttttccttcactaaAATCTTTTATTGGTTGAATTTCGTAATCCTTTACCATGAATAATCAGTTGTATATACTATacaaaaaatgcattaacaAACAGCAGTTGCCTTGTGGTAATGTAAATTTAAGTGGGCACATTGTACAGTTTGTACTTAATTAGCtaataaaaatccaaaaacaagcagaatgtattttacttcatttaaaGCTGCCCTAAAAAACGTTTTTATGTTAAAATTGGGTCAAACGACCATCTGTGTTGTGAGAGGTGACGTACATAGCAACAAATTCACAAAGAATTTCACCCAATTCTGCAGTCCCACACTGCTCTCAATTTTGTGAGATGATAGTATGTCATTGTTGTGTAACTTTTCCAAACATGTGTCTTGTGGATTTAACATCCCCCGTGTGGCCGAAACAACCGATTAATGCTGCATTAAATACTGCAAACTTTAATTCCTACATTATCTAGAGCATAAGTAACCTGTTGAGCAAGGTTGTCACAATACCAGAATTCTAAACCTCGATATCATACTAGTAAAAAGAAAGTTACCTATTTTAATacacaaaaaagtcaaagtcaatgcagatattttattttttcaatataCTTTAACAACAACCTTGCTGCTAAAATTTAATGGTCAGAGTAACCAGACAACATTGGAGGATTCCTGGCAGCCTACATATTAAGAATAAAGTCAGCTGTCTATCAGCGTACCAGTCAGTGAATCACAATGATTTCATTACTGCAGCACAAGCCTCAGTATAGTAAACATCACCTCAGTCTGACCTCAAGCTACCTTGCACAGAGATTACTATAAAACTATTCATGGGGAAAATTCTTAACTTGACTAACAAAGGCCACAATATTTGTTCACTCTTGCTAGTCATATTTTCACCACTGGCATGAGTACTGAGAGTAAACTCCACTGCACGCTGCATATGACTGGCTGAAACAGTCTTGTGCTGACAGACAAAGCCACATTCAGACAGCTGTTCTtgatcaacaaaataaaagtcacctACTTGTGGATTCCGAAGGAGCCCAGAACGGGTTCGTCTTACACTAAAGTTCATCTGTACAACATCAAAGACGAAGATGTAGTACGCAAATGTGGAGGTGGGTTTGTCCTGGCACTGCAACCTATCATTTAAGAACATCTGGAGTAGTTTAAGCCCACTCTTAGGGACTGACCCGTGGGGACATTTTGAGTTGGGAAACAAGACTTGCAAGGGAGCTAGTAAACACTCTAGAACAATAATATTGCTCCAGATAGAAAAACGTGGCAGAATTCTGTTGAGATCTCAGTGCAAgctggctttaaaaaaaaaagaaaaaaaaaaatcttgtttgaTACTTTTCAGTCACAGAGGGAGGAATTTCCAGTGGGACAGCTGGAAACCCCAAGATTTTTGATGGTTTTGGAAGTACGAGCCGTCAGGAAATGCATGTTCACACTGTGAAGTAAGGAATGCGGACCGAGAAgtgatctgtgtgtttttatagttttgACTCCACAGCATGAACTGTTTTAGTGTAtccacatgcacaaagacatgCAATATGTAGACATTTCTGGGATACTTTGCAAGCCCTTAGGATTAGGGAAGGTTTATACATGTATAATGCAggattgtgagtgtgtgtgtgtaacagagtGGTGTGTTCTCATACCAGACATCAGACATTGTAGTGAACACGCCATCTTTCAGCGACTCTGGAGACATCCAGCGGACAGGCAGCAGGCCTTTCCCTCCTTTTCGGTAGTAATCCGTCTCATAAATATCTCGGGTCATGCCAAAAtctgaggagaaaaatgaaaacagaggtTGGGGGAGCCACTAAATATCGCTCATtctgtgtgggagagaaagCTCCTGAGAGCTCATCCAttccctcacctcctccctcctccctctgtccatCTACATTAAGACTCCACTGCTTCAGGCACTCACCGAAATCCAAACACTTATTTTTTCGAAGCCGGTAGAGTGGGTTCACCATTGAGCAATCAGGGGAGGCTGATGGCTTTGTATTAACTTGACTTACCTCCAATCTTCACAGTGAAGTCCTCAGCTACCATGCAGTTCCTGGCAGCCAGATCTCTGTGGACAAATTTGTTGGCATTTAGGTACGACATGCCATCAGCAATTTCCCCTGCCATCTGGATCATCTTTTTGAGAGGGGGCAGGACCTGGTTGGTGGAGTTCTGCGAGGGGGTGAGAAGGGGATGAGATGAGAGGGTAAAGAgcaccaaaggaaaaaaaaaaaagaaaacttttcattCAGTTCTCATGTCATCTTTTGATGCTTTCTACCACAGTGTACACTGGTAACAGTTCAGCATTACAAAGTGAGGGACAGACGCTGTGTGGAAATGTGGGACGGACAAAAAAAGGGCATATGACACttgttgtatatacactattattatatatacaatatTGCATATCACACTATCACCTATTTCTTTAAGAGAGAGGCAGCATCTGTTTGAgcagaagagtgtgtgtttgtgtgtgtgtgtgtggaaaagctGCTTACTTCTTTGCGCAGAGACCGCAGATAGCTCTTGAGATCTCCACGGGTCATCAGTTCCATAATCACCAAGGTTGGCTGTCCCTGAGAGACCACGCCCAGCAGCCGCACCTACACCAATCACAACACAGCACACGTCAGGTGGGACAAGTCAAAAGCCGTGTCCCAAATctaaacaacaaattaaatggCAGCAGGTTTTGAGCATGCAGAGTGTTTGTGGAGGAAGAGGCATAAGCTAAAACTGACAACACTAAGCGAGCAAActaaaaattcatttttgagTGTGCTGTTGGTGGGCACAATACAACgcagaaaggaaacaaatatTGTATAAAACTGACAGCAataattttctctctgtgaagTGAAATTTTTTACAATTATAATTTcctgttaatataaaaataaaagttgctTTCTTGTAGAGTgcaactgcaaaaacaacaacactaaaaacaaattgCACACTGTATAATGTAACTGGTAAGAAGTCAACTGCTCATATTTCACATCTTGTATTTATATTGGACAACAGTTTccttttaatttgctttgaaGATCATCTGCTTATCTAGGCtcagtttgacaaaaaataaataaataaataaatttcctttaaattattcaaattgaatttaataattgtgtgtttgcctttttaGCAGCCAGGCTTGATAAAAAGGTTGTAACAGCAGTTTTCCAAAGGGAAAAATCTTTAACACATCGTTAATGAGGCTGTGATCACACTGATGAGACAATGTACACAATCTCCAGGAGGGTGAATCCTGCCTCAGGCTGCAGCTGCCTGAGTGAAGGCAACCACATTGTACTCAGCGCTCATGACCCGCTGACACCATCTCTGCATCTATGCACATTAATTAAAGAACAATGATAATCAAGAGCACCGTCTTGGAATTGGGTCCAATGTAAGAATGTGTTGATTTATCTTTATCCATACTGTTATTATCTATCTGCATTCATTTCAGGCTTTTCTCACTCGAGCGCTTGCTGGTAACCATTTAAGGCCGTGTCCCTCTTACCACATGGTGACAGTTGAACTCTTTCATGACCGAGGCTTCGTTCAAAAACTCAATGCGCTCCCTCATGCTGGCAGACTCGTTGACCGTCTTGATGGCCACTCGTGTCTCAGGTTCGTCCTTCACCACTCCCTTGGCGATGCCTTCATACACCATGCCAAAGGAGCCCTGGCCAAGCTCCCTGTGCATAGTGATCTTTTCCCTGGCCACCTCCCACTCATCCGGTACGTACACTGGCACGAGACAATGGACAGCAGGTCAACaccacgtacacacacactgaaatataaCTGAAAAACCGAGGAGATATTTGATGTTCTTACTCTCAGCAGCACTGAAGTATTCTGGGTTGACAGATGCGTAAAGGACTCCATTCCCCAATCTGTCGCTATTcctgctgacacaaagacagctgaGTTAGTAAGCAGGCAGTTCGGACTGTGTACGGGATGTGTAACTCTCTGTAGGAAGTGTAGTCTTTACCATAGAGGAATGTTAATGGAACAACACCTATTAACTCTAATTAACATTACACTGGTCATTAAGCTTCATGAGCATGGCGACGGAGAACAACATTATCAAGACACTTAATCTAATAATGGGGAAAGCATGTTCACAAAGATACTTGCCTCTTTTTGTTGACAAAGAAGAGAATTGTGGTGAGGCTGGCGATGAAAAATGTCACGATGATGGGGATTATGATCACCAAGTAGAACGTGACGCCATCGTCTCCTGTCGcgcaacacaaaaataaaagcaatcaGCATTTTCTCATGGCGTCATATCGACTTTAAATTagttaaaaatatacagtattagtTGTGTGAGAAATGTTGCTCTACGTTTGGGCGGAGGCACATAGAACGACACGTTCTCCGTCCAGGAACCGTTCCCCGCGAGCGAAGTGGCACGCACACGAGCGGAGTAATTCCCTGAGCCCAGGTTGGTCAGCCGAGCTCCTCTGTGCTCGCGGTAGTGCTGTCGCGACACACACTCGTGTTTCTCAGGCTGAAcggaaacaaagacaaaaaacagtcATGTCTTGCCTCATTTGgatatttgattttttctttGAGTCTGCAGAATGATGAACATGCAGAGTTAGACACATTCACCCGATGGAATGGGAAAGTTTCTTTGTGCTCACCTTAAATCTTAAATACGTGTATGGGCAAGCTGTGGTTTGATATACAACGTGTGAAGTGGAAACGTGAAACCACCAGTGAACACAATGACAATGGACTTGTCAATGAAGtgtctttaaatgaaaaatatctgcaTATCGATGTATgtaattttaagaatttttcAACTAACTATGTGAAAAGGTCATATCAGAcataaattattatttcaagCAGTATCCATATATTAAACATGTCTTAAAAGATGTCTGAGGGGGTCTTCAATTATACCCAGCTTGGCTCACCTCAGTCCCCAGGCGGAAATTAATCTCATACATCAGGATGAGTCCGTTGGGCATGACGGGCTCTGGCCAGTGCAGCACCACACAACCCTCAACCGTGTCACACCTCTCGTACACCACCTTCCCTGGTATGTCATCTGCTCcagctggaaaacacacacatgacctTATTACAAGACCGTATCTACAAAGTGCTGCCAGAGAAGGTGTTGCAGCGGAGCATGCTGTAATACACTGTATCCAGGTCAGTTTCTAACCTGCTGGTTTGGTCCTGGAGAACACGAAGGCTCCAGCGCTGCAGCGCCCCACCTCCTCATTGCAGGCGTGGAGGTCAATGCGGTAGACAGTGAAAGGCCGCAGGTTGGGGATCTCTAAATATTCTGCTGTGCTCTTGTCCTCGGAGAAGGGATACTCTTTGATAGGAGGAACGCCATCTGTGCTGTTATCCCCCGGGCCAAGGGTGGTGTTCCCCCTACCACCACCCTCATGAAACAGTGTGTTGTTAGCCAGACCAAAAACATCTCTACGTCGACGATCCGGAGGTCTGGAATACAGAAGGACAAACAGATGCAACAGCTTTTAGaccacacttttcttttttctatgcTATGTTTAATAAATAATTGTACTTTTATATCTCCAAAAAGCATTTTGCACAAAGCAGAAGCCTCTCGCTGAACCGggtggagctgctgtgtgtttgcctgtgtgcgcacacacgccATGTGTCCAGATGCTGCAAAGTATTCCCTGCTCCCAGTGGAGCTGTGTGGAAggatgaggtcagacagatcATGGCGTGTTGGACAGACGGAGAGAAAAAGACCGACACAAAGAGAGATTTTTCcacagcaagaacaaaaaaatagtTCTGTCCAACATTTCCCAATTAACATTATCAACCAAACCGTTCACTCATAATGAACAGTTTTCAGCGGCCAAACCGAGAGCATCATAAGCTGCGGAGCCGCCTGGAACTGGACATCATCATTACTGAGAGCGAACAGGCGGTGACAGATGTGGCcgtggcagcagcagaggtaCAACAGATGTCACAGGGCACCTTGCTTTGGCTGTTACCTGTGAAACCCACAGGACAgtctgctgagaaaaaaaacatcctgactTCTGATTGAGTCGGAAAATGAAAGCTGCAACAGGACAACAGGTGATATACAGTCTACGGAGCCTTTGCAAAGCTCTTGCAAGGTGATTAATGTCTAGGGGTTGTTTGGAAACGTAATGAGGAGAGCAAGAACAGGTGGCTAGATTTTTATTACAGCATATGAAACAGCTCATGATTGGAACTGTAAACTAGGAATTaggtctgttgtttttgtcctcaattaatcaattaatttttAGTCTCTAAATTATGTATGACGCCAATCACAATTTCCTAATTCCCAGGATGACTGCCCAAAATTGCTTGTTTCCAACAAACAGTCTAAAACTCAAAGATACTCAATTTAGTATCAAACAAGATGCAGGAAATCCTCACAATTAAGGAGCTGGAAGAGCAACAtttcatttagcatttttgcttgaaaactgatgaactgattttcaaaacagctcattttctgttgcttgacAAATCTTTTTAGCTCTGCCGGAAGcgaagcaaaacaacaacaacaaaaaaaaaacaagctaaacTAAGAGACCTAACTGAGCAAAATTACAGTAAAGTAAATCTGTTGTGTCTGAGCTGACAAACACCTACAGGAGTGTACAGTACACAGACAGATCCGTGGGAAAGAGCAGTCACACTGACATGTCAACATTCCTCACTGACAGTTATAACTAGTATGGTACAATCCCAAGTCCACCACTGAAAAACTGCTACTGTTGCTCCTGACAGTgcatcaaaaatcaaaactgtcaGGAGAGTAAAGTGTAATGACACCAATGCGTGAGACAAGTAAATCTTCTGTATTAGGAAGACAGACCCCACTGAGAGGCCAGATGAAAGCAAACTCAAGGGATCTGATTTCTCCAAGTGCAATGAGAGCGTCAAGTGTTAAGCGAGGCAGTCCTAACACTGTGAAAAACCTCTTCAGCTCACTGAAGCTTGACCTTATAACTAGTGAGTTACTACAGTTAGTGTCCTGACCTCGCCGGCTAAAAAAAGATCTACCTTTTACGCAACGGAATCCAGAGAGGAAGCCGTGACTACACATTCAGTCTGCAGCGAGTAGGGCGCGTTATTAGCGCTTGGCCTCCACTGCAGCAACGCATGCCGCATGCTCATGAAGAAGAGCGAAAGAAATCTCTGGATCAGACAGAACGAGAGTTAGCTGCCACAGAGTCCTTATCAGTTCACCTTGAATGTACTCATCATGAGTGTCAGCAGCAGGtgaatacagtaaatacatacTCAAGTCAGCTGATAACAGGTTTTGGATAGTACCTAAACAGACACTGGCAGacgtcatctttttttttttttttttttttgctgcagacGCCCTCCTCTCCCCCAATAAGTCTGCTTCcttactgttttgtttgtcttctaGGGCTGATGGGGCTATACcctcattcatttaaattccaGATGGATTCACTGTACATTTCCTGGCAGCTGTCTcgctccaaaaaaaaaaaaaaagaaagaaagaaagaaaaaaaaaaggagtccCGGACAAAGAGAGTGTgcaaggggaggaggagagtggagTGCCGAGTGGAGGGGGACAGAAtggaaaacatttcctcttctttctgtttctgttttcacccACCCTCTTTCCCCTCACCCTGGGTCTAAACCctgaactttaaaaaaaaaaaaactccccaGTTTTCGAGGCTTTTGCCTGGAGTGGATTGTAATAATGCTGGCTCTGTTACAGCAGAGAATCTGTGCATACACAGGCCGAGCCCTTTGCTGCAGGCTCGGGACCTGCCACTCGCCTGTTTCCTAGACAGCTATAGtataacaaaacaacacagccagagagagagagagagagagagagagagagagagagagagagagagggaggacagagggggAGTGGTCTGGGGGGGGGTGAGTTCAATTATGAGACAATGCCATGCTTCATTATTCTTCCTCCAAACACATATCAGTCCAATTCCACAAGAGCATTGTGAAAGAGACAAGAAGGGCACCGCAATGCCGTTTTAATGAATGAACTTTTGGTTTGGAGGCTCACAGGCATCGATTAAAGATGTGCACGTATAAGATACCTGCTGAGAGTTCCCGGTGAGAAGCAACAAGTATATCAAAAGTTTCCATTTTTCACTGTCATGGATGTTTGAGAGTCATGGCACCAATTCCCAAATGCATGTGTTAGcttgtgtgtgactgcatgagGATAAAGGAGTGTGGGAGAAGAGTGGAGCGGGAGCctttgaaacagtgaaacatcCTTAGCCACGAGCAAGTTAAATGATAACACAACACAGATGTCAGTCCCTATTGTAGGGAACAAAAGCCTAAGCAGCTATGAGTGTGCAGCCAAACTAGGCCATTCAGACTCCTTAATCACATCTCTCTCctgggtttgtttgtgttgcctaAATTGCTGCCTGCTAGGTCCTAACATCCCCTCATGTCAccgtttccatggcaacagaaaGCCACAAGCGCGCTAAGAAGGCTTTGGATCCGACTCAGCATGTCCCCTCTTCTGCACCGCCTGACAAAAAGGGCAGAGCCCAGCGGGCCGGCTCAGGTCCCGTCAGCGCCACACAGGAGCTGTTACACTCGGGCCATCAGCTCATTCCTCACTTTGACCCTATCAACGCAGACGAGTGCAGCTCTTCGCAGAGGTTCAGAACAGGACATCACTGTGAGGCTGATATTATGTTACCATACCTTGGCAGAAAGATGGCATTGTGGAGAAAGTTCTCgaaaattttgaaaaagacGCGGTCATCCTTCTCCCGGTCCTTCTCCTCGGGCGTCTTCTGGCAAGCACAACAAGGGGTCTTCTTTTCCCCTCCCTGGTCTGACTTGGTGGGCTTGGTGTTTTCTTCTACGTCTGTGAGCCCTGAGGCTGGGATACGGAACGGCATCTTGAGCTCTGTTTTAGAAGAAACCAAGAGAGTTTAGGGATGGGCAGCATTCTTCATTACCAGACCAGCTGCTTATAATTTGTTTTGATACAAGCAATGCACAGAGTTgtgttaaaatattaaagtaaGAGTTTAAAATTTCGGGAAAGACATTTAGTACAATTCTCCCTGAGAGTAAAACAGCCATCCCTATGTGCGCATGTAAATATGAGCTGCATATTTAGCACACAGACATgagtacaataaaaaaaagctatttcTTCGTGGAATAAGTAATGCAGACCTTTGGAGCAGTAGTTATGTTGGTAGAGCTCTCTgtcctcaggctgctgctgccaacGGACGAGGTAGTAGGTCAGATTGCCATTGGGAAATGCTGGAGGGGACCACTTCACCACCAGCTTTGTTGAGGAGTTGGCATAAGCACGGGCATCTTTGGGCATAGACGGCACTGCAACAGCAGAGTCAAAGTTATGACGTGTGGCATGAAAACATCAGGTTGCATTACCGTCGGTGATATTTTTCAGACAGTGTTAGACATAACCAACAGGCTGACTTACGCGACGGGCGTGTGCGAATGTATATTATATCAGTCTTTGCCCCAGTAATGTGTTTGTCCTCCACCTGCAAGGTAATGGCCTTCACAAAAATTGCATACTGGGTCCACGGCTTGAGGTGCTGAAGGTTGACGTTTGggtcagtgtttttgtcttgaGGGGGATCCACATCCACCATGTGCCAACTGTTTGAGCCACAGCCATCTTGGCCGTCAAACTCTGTGATGTTCTGGAAAGGGCTGGTAAAGACACAAACCATGGCAGTGCATTtagaaaaacatgacatgtaCTCAGTTTTGATCAGTTTTGATGGTCGGTATGACAGCGAAACACATTCTAAGCAATGTTCCAAGATATGATTCACCTTTAAAGCCTTTGGCGACGGCTTTGCCATTATTTAAGCCATTATTTACAAATGTTATACCCTTTACAATTTTGGATTGTTTAGCCATGTCTTTTGTTTAGCTTTGTACCAGTTCAACAGGAACATCTGACAGGTTATCAAATGCAGAACTCAAACAAGCAGACGCAGAATAAAGAACATGAGGCTGTACGTCTGgttctttgttttgcattgaGGACATTTGTCTATTGGTCATCTGAAATAAGGACACCTCAGTGCAGGAAACCAAACCAGAAActcaaaaactgtaaaatgtga
This is a stretch of genomic DNA from Scatophagus argus isolate fScaArg1 chromosome 7, fScaArg1.pri, whole genome shotgun sequence. It encodes these proteins:
- the igf1ra gene encoding insulin-like growth factor 1a receptor; this translates as MLRNMRSDTPMGCPTLFGGLMLSVFTICICSTCGEICGPSIDIRNEISEFKRLENCTVVEGYLQILLINDKTNNINQEVFRSLSFPKLTVITDYLLLFRVSGLDSLSMLFPNLSVIRGRNLFYNYALVIYEMNSLKDIGLYNLRNITRGAMRIEKNPELCYLDSVDWSLIMDAEFNNVINGNKKAKECDNVCPGIMEDNPLCQRTSFNDNYDYRCWTSNQCQKVCPEHCKFACTDRGECCHSQCLGSCTEPNNDMACSACLHYHHEGRCVPDCPPDTFKFEGWRCITMDLCSQVHLPGDTHFVIHGGECMPDCPSGFTRNETNRMLCSACNGPCDKPCTSPVIDSVDAAQSLKECTIIEGNLDINIRRGNNIASELESFMGLIQRVTGYVKIRHSHALGSLSFLKSLRYINGQELIDNMYAFSAINNHHLQYLWDWNQHNLTILNGRLFFRTNPKLCMSEIHKMWDKTGITVKPEEGDFRNNGERASCESHILKFKSNKTSSHTIRLTWESYRVPGFTDFNSFIVYYKESPFQNITEFDGQDGCGSNSWHMVDVDPPQDKNTDPNVNLQHLKPWTQYAIFVKAITLQVEDKHITGAKTDIIYIRTRPSLPSMPKDARAYANSSTKLVVKWSPPAFPNGNLTYYLVRWQQQPEDRELYQHNYCSKELKMPFRIPASGLTDVEENTKPTKSDQGGEKKTPCCACQKTPEEKDREKDDRVFFKIFENFLHNAIFLPRPPDRRRRDVFGLANNTLFHEGGGRGNTTLGPGDNSTDGVPPIKEYPFSEDKSTAEYLEIPNLRPFTVYRIDLHACNEEVGRCSAGAFVFSRTKPAAGADDIPGKVVYERCDTVEGCVVLHWPEPVMPNGLILMYEINFRLGTEPEKHECVSRQHYREHRGARLTNLGSGNYSARVRATSLAGNGSWTENVSFYVPPPKRDDGVTFYLVIIIPIIVTFFIASLTTILFFVNKKRNSDRLGNGVLYASVNPEYFSAAEMYVPDEWEVAREKITMHRELGQGSFGMVYEGIAKGVVKDEPETRVAIKTVNESASMRERIEFLNEASVMKEFNCHHVVRLLGVVSQGQPTLVIMELMTRGDLKSYLRSLRKENSTNQVLPPLKKMIQMAGEIADGMSYLNANKFVHRDLAARNCMVAEDFTVKIGDFGMTRDIYETDYYRKGGKGLLPVRWMSPESLKDGVFTTMSDVWSFGVVLWEIATLAEQPYQGMSNEQVLRFVMEGGLLDKPDNCPDMLFELMRMCWQYNPKMRPSFLEIINSIKDELDPPFREVSFFYSEENKPPDTEELDMEVENMENIPLDPASTRQPSAAPAAPLSGCTGGTPPPSTQQLSPMQGPSTPLLGPVSSSSPGPVASALASPGQTLDKHSGHVSSNGPVVVLRPNFDELQPYAHMNGGRKNERALPLPQSSAC